A part of Desulfotomaculum nigrificans DSM 574 genomic DNA contains:
- the hydF gene encoding [FeFe] hydrogenase H-cluster maturation GTPase HydF produces MHNTPRGNRLHIAIFGRRNAGKSSLINSLTNQDIAVVSNIAGTTTDPVYKSMEILPIGPVVIIDTAGIDDVGLLGELRVEKSKEVLKKADLVLLVIDAAEGITIYEQDLIKECQQRDLPVVTVINKIDQNSVTDNDLADYKNTLGTPVVAVSALTGQGVADLKISIIQNAPKSWDDQTIIGDLLQPGDTVVLVVPIDLAAPKGRLILPQVQTIRDILDHDAIAVVAKERELKQTIDNLVCKPKMVVTDSQAFLKADADTPPDVLLTSFSILFARYKGDLETLVDGAKAIESLKPGDKVLIAEACTHHRVEDDIGTVKIPRWMRQFVGGELQFDWVSGTKFPHNLAEYKLVVHCGGCMINRREMLARIMQVRQAGVPIVNYGVAIAHLHGILRRALSPFPHLAAMLD; encoded by the coding sequence ATGCATAACACTCCCAGGGGAAACCGGCTACACATAGCCATTTTCGGGCGGAGAAATGCAGGCAAATCCAGTTTGATCAACTCGTTAACAAATCAGGATATAGCAGTGGTGTCAAACATTGCCGGTACCACCACTGACCCGGTGTACAAGTCCATGGAGATACTGCCCATCGGACCGGTGGTAATCATTGATACGGCCGGGATAGACGATGTTGGTTTACTGGGTGAACTCCGGGTAGAAAAATCCAAAGAAGTACTGAAAAAAGCTGACCTGGTGCTGCTGGTGATAGATGCTGCCGAAGGAATAACCATTTATGAGCAGGATTTAATAAAAGAATGCCAGCAGCGGGATCTGCCGGTAGTGACCGTTATTAACAAAATTGATCAAAACAGCGTGACAGATAATGACCTGGCAGATTACAAAAATACACTCGGCACACCTGTGGTGGCTGTCAGCGCCCTTACCGGACAAGGGGTTGCGGATTTAAAAATAAGCATTATCCAAAACGCACCCAAGAGCTGGGATGACCAGACTATTATCGGGGATCTTCTACAGCCCGGTGATACAGTGGTATTAGTGGTACCTATTGACCTGGCCGCCCCCAAGGGCAGGCTGATTCTGCCCCAAGTACAAACAATCCGAGATATTTTGGATCACGATGCCATAGCAGTGGTGGCCAAGGAAAGAGAACTTAAACAAACCATCGATAATCTGGTCTGTAAGCCTAAAATGGTGGTTACCGACTCCCAGGCATTTCTGAAAGCAGATGCAGATACTCCGCCGGACGTATTATTAACTTCTTTCTCTATTCTCTTTGCCAGGTATAAAGGAGATTTGGAAACCCTGGTGGACGGAGCTAAGGCCATTGAAAGTTTAAAGCCGGGGGATAAAGTATTAATTGCCGAGGCCTGCACCCACCATAGAGTGGAGGATGATATTGGAACAGTTAAAATTCCCCGCTGGATGCGCCAGTTTGTGGGCGGGGAACTGCAGTTTGACTGGGTAAGCGGCACCAAGTTTCCCCATAACCTGGCAGAATATAAGCTGGTGGTACACTGCGGGGGATGCATGATTAACCGGCGGGAGATGCTTGCCCGCATCATGCAGGTGCGCCAGGCCGGTGTACCGATAGTAAACTACGGGGTGGCCATCGCCCACCTCCACGGCATCTTGCGCCGCGCCCTGTCACCCTTCCCGCATTTGGCAGCAATGCTGGATTAA
- a CDS encoding aspartate ammonia-lyase, whose amino-acid sequence MFRIEQDLIGEVKIPKDAYYGIHTARAAENFKVSNNRVHPELIKALAVVKQAAADANMTVGLLDRKIGDAIYQAAGEIAEGKYLDQFIVDALQGGAGTSTNMNMNEVVANRAIELLGGEKGDYSLVHPINHVNMSQSTNDVYPTALRIAAMRMLQPLSESCAVLQGALQKKEAEFAGVLKVGRTEMQDAVPITLGQEFSAYAEAISRDRWRLYKVEERLRQINLGGTAVGTGLNAQRRYIYTVVERLRGLTGLGLSRAENMIDVTQNADVFVEVSGLIKANATTLAKIASDLRLLSSGPRAGLAEIKLPDLQAGSSIMPGKVNPVMPEMITQVAYQVIAHDMAITLAVQAGQLELNAFLPLIAANLLPAMEILSQAMRLFADRCILGISADKERCRELLHNSISIVTTLVPHIGYDEAAKIAKEALQRNTGVRQVILEKGIMTAEDLDAVLKPETAVKAGVLGR is encoded by the coding sequence ATGTTCAGGATTGAACAAGACTTGATTGGTGAAGTAAAAATTCCCAAAGATGCTTATTACGGCATACACACTGCCCGGGCAGCAGAAAACTTTAAGGTTTCCAATAATCGGGTGCATCCTGAGTTAATAAAAGCCCTGGCTGTGGTGAAGCAAGCCGCCGCCGATGCCAATATGACTGTAGGTTTATTGGACCGAAAGATTGGCGACGCCATCTACCAGGCGGCAGGCGAAATAGCAGAGGGTAAATATTTAGACCAGTTTATTGTGGATGCTCTGCAAGGCGGTGCCGGCACCTCAACGAACATGAACATGAACGAGGTGGTGGCCAACCGGGCCATCGAGTTGCTGGGTGGGGAAAAAGGAGACTATTCCTTGGTACACCCTATAAACCACGTTAACATGTCGCAATCAACCAACGATGTGTACCCAACAGCTTTACGCATCGCAGCCATGCGCATGCTGCAGCCGCTAAGTGAGAGCTGTGCTGTACTGCAAGGTGCGTTACAAAAGAAAGAGGCTGAATTTGCCGGGGTACTGAAAGTAGGCCGCACCGAAATGCAGGATGCCGTTCCTATCACCCTGGGGCAGGAATTCAGCGCCTATGCCGAAGCAATATCAAGGGACCGCTGGCGTCTATATAAGGTTGAAGAAAGGCTGCGGCAAATCAACCTGGGTGGGACTGCCGTGGGAACTGGCTTAAATGCCCAGCGGCGTTACATCTATACCGTGGTGGAGCGTTTACGTGGTCTGACGGGTCTCGGCTTATCCAGAGCAGAAAATATGATTGATGTCACCCAAAATGCCGATGTTTTTGTGGAAGTTTCGGGTTTGATTAAGGCCAATGCCACAACCCTGGCCAAGATTGCATCGGATTTAAGATTGCTATCTTCCGGCCCCCGGGCAGGGTTGGCGGAGATAAAGCTACCCGATTTGCAGGCCGGTTCGTCTATCATGCCAGGTAAGGTAAACCCGGTGATGCCTGAGATGATAACCCAGGTAGCATATCAGGTGATAGCCCATGATATGGCCATAACCCTGGCTGTACAGGCAGGGCAGTTAGAGTTAAATGCATTTTTACCTTTAATTGCCGCCAACCTCCTGCCAGCCATGGAAATACTTAGCCAGGCTATGCGCTTGTTTGCCGACCGCTGTATTTTAGGCATCAGCGCTGACAAAGAGCGCTGCCGGGAGCTGCTTCACAATAGCATTAGTATAGTTACCACCCTTGTTCCACATATCGGTTACGATGAAGCAGCCAAAATTGCCAAAGAGGCCCTACAAAGGAATACCGGTGTAAGACAGGTTATATTAGAAAAAGGAATTATGACGGCAGAAGACCTGGATGCTGTTTTAAAACCTGAAACAGCAGTCAAAGCCGGAGTATTAGGAAGGTGA
- the nadE gene encoding NAD(+) synthase, with protein MNIKIAMCQMEVIPGRPDINTETMLAMIEEARMKNAEIIVFPEMCIPGYLLGDTWEQTSFLKDCESYGEQIIAKSNDLIIIFGNVAVDWDKIGDDGRVRKYNACFIAHDQKLLGGDNFPYPFRIKTLLPNYREFEEERHFYSLRKLAEELNQKLDELMQPVYLSYKGERLGLGCILCEDSWYENYFTKPIELINNKGGVHLFINISSSPFTLGKNNKRNRLFSRQARETGVPLVYINNVGIQNNGKTIYTFDGSSTIYNCRGNIIYHCHQPFKQSLDIVDLNLSNGGTNKNIINSVPDQDISCIYRSLDYAVKKFTKSIGINKVVIGVSGGIDSAVSAALYTKALGPENVMLVNMPSKYNSNTTKDLAKILANNLGCFYDVLPIQEVVDHTIKQIENNPAVRLADNKKINLKISPFIAENIQARDRSARLLAAVAAAFGGVFTCNANKSEMTVGYSTLYGDQAGFLAALADLWKHQVYELAHYLNQYVYGHEVIPQGIINLVPSAELSFEQSVDKGMGDPIIYPYHDYLFRSFIEPWERVTPEDILKWYSDGVLEENIGCEPGLVNKIFAGPAEFIKDLERWWSLFNGMGLAKRIQAPPVVAVSRRAYGFDYRESQNGIYFTRQYYRLKEQILRSC; from the coding sequence TTGAATATAAAAATAGCAATGTGTCAAATGGAGGTTATACCAGGAAGACCGGATATAAACACCGAAACAATGCTAGCCATGATTGAAGAAGCTCGCATGAAAAATGCGGAAATTATTGTTTTCCCGGAGATGTGTATTCCAGGATATTTATTGGGAGATACATGGGAACAAACATCTTTTTTAAAGGATTGTGAAAGCTACGGAGAACAAATCATAGCAAAATCTAATGATCTGATTATTATCTTTGGCAATGTGGCTGTAGACTGGGATAAGATTGGTGACGACGGAAGGGTACGTAAATATAATGCCTGTTTTATTGCTCATGATCAAAAGCTTTTAGGTGGTGACAACTTCCCCTATCCTTTTAGGATTAAGACTTTGTTGCCTAACTACCGCGAATTTGAGGAGGAACGTCACTTTTACAGCCTGCGTAAATTGGCTGAGGAATTAAACCAAAAGCTGGATGAACTGATGCAACCGGTTTACTTATCTTATAAAGGTGAGCGATTGGGCCTTGGTTGCATCCTGTGTGAAGATAGTTGGTATGAAAACTACTTTACCAAGCCAATTGAACTTATTAATAACAAAGGGGGTGTTCATCTTTTTATTAACATATCTTCTTCACCTTTTACGCTAGGTAAAAACAATAAACGAAACCGATTATTCTCCAGGCAAGCACGCGAAACGGGTGTACCGCTGGTTTATATAAATAATGTAGGCATACAAAACAACGGTAAAACCATTTATACATTTGATGGTTCAAGTACTATCTACAACTGCCGGGGAAATATAATTTATCACTGCCACCAACCTTTTAAACAAAGTCTTGATATCGTAGATTTGAATTTATCCAACGGAGGTACAAACAAAAATATAATTAATTCGGTACCGGACCAGGACATTAGCTGTATTTACCGGTCGCTTGATTATGCTGTCAAAAAATTTACTAAATCCATTGGCATTAATAAAGTAGTGATAGGTGTGTCCGGTGGTATTGATTCTGCTGTATCTGCAGCTTTATATACTAAAGCACTGGGACCGGAAAATGTTATGTTAGTGAATATGCCCAGCAAATATAATTCCAACACAACTAAAGATCTGGCCAAAATCCTGGCCAATAATTTGGGCTGTTTTTATGATGTTTTACCAATTCAAGAGGTTGTTGACCACACAATAAAGCAAATTGAAAATAACCCTGCCGTAAGATTAGCCGACAATAAGAAGATTAACTTAAAAATCAGCCCTTTTATAGCGGAAAATATCCAAGCCAGGGACCGTTCCGCCAGGCTGCTTGCTGCAGTAGCCGCCGCCTTTGGCGGGGTATTTACTTGTAATGCCAATAAATCAGAAATGACAGTGGGATATTCCACTCTGTACGGTGACCAGGCAGGGTTTTTAGCAGCTTTAGCTGACCTGTGGAAGCATCAAGTTTATGAACTTGCCCACTATCTAAATCAGTATGTTTACGGGCATGAAGTTATTCCACAGGGTATTATTAATTTGGTTCCCAGTGCTGAGCTAAGTTTTGAACAGTCTGTTGATAAAGGTATGGGTGACCCCATTATTTATCCCTATCATGATTATTTGTTCCGTTCCTTTATTGAACCGTGGGAAAGAGTTACGCCGGAGGATATTTTAAAATGGTATAGTGATGGGGTCCTGGAAGAAAATATAGGCTGTGAACCCGGGCTGGTAAATAAAATATTTGCCGGTCCCGCAGAGTTTATAAAAGATTTAGAGCGATGGTGGAGCTTATTTAACGGTATGGGGTTAGCCAAAAGGATTCAGGCACCGCCAGTAGTTGCCGTTAGTCGAAGGGCTTATGGTTTTGACTACAGGGAGTCCCAAAACGGCATTTATTTTACCCGGCAATATTATCGTTTGAAAGAACAAATACTTCGTTCCTGTTAA
- a CDS encoding endonuclease/exonuclease/phosphatase family protein has translation MKLQTIKVVSYNIRYARGMDDQVNLNRVAAVLAWSGAQLMGLQEVDKHLPRSGFRHQAKHLGWLLHRHWVFAPNVKWGPWAQYGNAVLSYWPIIEHKHYPLPSKGEPRGLLEVEVNINNRAVAFFCTHLGLSREERLEQVEIILKVMTAANKPSILVGDFNDDRDSQEFNLISRLLQDATAITGGFETFPADNEQLDFVFVSHHWQVLAARPIISRASDHLPVLVELSLNN, from the coding sequence ATGAAATTGCAAACCATTAAGGTTGTCAGTTACAATATTCGTTATGCCCGGGGCATGGACGATCAAGTCAACCTGAACCGGGTGGCAGCAGTCCTGGCTTGGTCCGGAGCCCAGTTAATGGGTCTGCAGGAAGTTGATAAGCACCTACCCCGAAGCGGTTTTCGCCATCAGGCTAAGCACTTAGGCTGGTTACTTCACAGACATTGGGTTTTTGCTCCAAATGTTAAGTGGGGACCCTGGGCCCAATACGGTAATGCTGTGCTGAGTTATTGGCCAATAATTGAACATAAGCACTACCCTTTACCCAGTAAAGGAGAACCAAGGGGCTTGCTGGAGGTTGAGGTTAACATTAACAACAGGGCGGTGGCTTTTTTTTGTACCCATCTGGGTTTAAGCCGCGAGGAACGGCTGGAGCAGGTGGAGATCATCCTAAAGGTTATGACCGCGGCTAATAAACCATCCATCCTGGTGGGTGATTTTAACGATGATCGCGATTCTCAGGAGTTTAATTTAATCAGCCGCCTTTTACAAGATGCCACGGCCATAACGGGAGGTTTTGAAACTTTTCCGGCTGACAACGAGCAATTGGATTTTGTGTTTGTATCCCACCACTGGCAGGTACTGGCAGCCCGGCCCATTATATCCCGGGCTTCTGACCATTTACCGGTGCTGGTTGAACTTAGCCTGAACAACTAA
- a CDS encoding cell wall hydrolase: MNLSVRFKRTLASLCLLGNLLPGAIAYASGYTVVPGDSLYSISQKFHVTVNDIRSANGVKGDLIYPGQVLNIPDGKATSSPAVPVNAQTHQNSSFYVVKPGDSLYLIAQKYNTTVEALMAVNNLQSSLIVPGQQLNVPVAAYRPVAPVTEVSRSARRPEIPFSDADLDLLARLVTAEAGGEPKAAQVGVAAVVVNRVKSSLFPNSIREVIYAPNQFTPVSNGWINRPATAQAVEAAREALYGADPTNGALYFFDTSAKSSFLHSLPVSARYGKMIYAKAI; encoded by the coding sequence ATGAATCTTTCTGTCCGTTTTAAACGGACCTTGGCATCACTGTGCCTTTTAGGAAACTTGCTGCCCGGTGCCATTGCCTACGCGTCCGGTTACACGGTAGTTCCAGGTGACTCTCTCTATTCTATCAGCCAGAAATTTCACGTTACTGTCAACGACATCCGGTCTGCCAACGGTGTTAAAGGTGACCTGATCTATCCCGGCCAGGTTCTAAATATCCCGGACGGCAAAGCCACTTCCAGCCCGGCAGTACCGGTGAATGCTCAAACACACCAAAACAGCTCCTTTTATGTGGTCAAGCCCGGTGATAGCCTTTACCTGATTGCTCAAAAGTACAATACTACTGTTGAGGCTTTAATGGCCGTCAACAACTTGCAGAGCAGCTTGATTGTCCCGGGACAACAATTGAACGTGCCTGTTGCGGCTTATCGCCCGGTTGCCCCGGTGACAGAGGTCAGCCGTAGCGCCAGGCGTCCGGAGATACCCTTCAGCGACGCAGATTTGGATTTATTAGCCCGTTTGGTTACTGCCGAAGCAGGCGGTGAACCTAAAGCTGCCCAGGTAGGGGTTGCCGCGGTGGTGGTTAACCGGGTGAAGAGCAGTTTATTCCCCAACAGCATTCGTGAAGTAATTTATGCCCCTAACCAATTTACGCCGGTAAGCAACGGGTGGATTAATCGTCCTGCCACTGCCCAGGCTGTGGAAGCGGCCAGGGAAGCATTGTATGGAGCTGATCCCACCAATGGAGCCCTTTATTTCTTTGACACTTCGGCAAAAAGTTCTTTCCTGCATTCCCTGCCGGTGTCAGCCAGATACGGTAAAATGATCTACGCTAAAGCAATTTAG
- a CDS encoding L-lactate dehydrogenase — protein MVEKKKGVKIAIVGVGLVGASAAFAIMISGMASQLVLVDVNKDKAEGEAMDLGDAAAFIKPINVMYGTYADCQGADIVVFTAGANQKPGETRLDLVQKNIAILKESLPQLLKYCSESIILMVSNPVDVLTYAALKISGLPASQVFGSGTVLDTSRFKAELAEYCQVDPRNVHAYIVGEHGDSEVALWSTATVAGIDIEQYCQQRGLAPIDRQLVAERVRTAAYEIIKRKGATYYAVALSIKRICEAILRNENSILTVSGLVNNLYGIEHCCLSLPTIVNGTGRSKVIALPMTVREEEALRNSAQVLKKIIKQVGF, from the coding sequence GTGGTTGAGAAGAAAAAAGGGGTAAAAATAGCCATTGTGGGGGTAGGTCTAGTAGGTGCATCGGCGGCCTTTGCCATTATGATCAGTGGTATGGCCAGCCAACTGGTGTTGGTTGACGTAAATAAGGACAAGGCTGAAGGAGAGGCTATGGACCTGGGGGATGCGGCCGCGTTCATCAAGCCCATTAATGTGATGTACGGCACCTATGCAGATTGTCAGGGAGCTGATATAGTTGTATTTACAGCCGGAGCCAACCAGAAACCAGGGGAAACCAGATTGGACCTGGTGCAAAAAAATATTGCCATTTTGAAGGAAAGCCTGCCCCAACTATTAAAATATTGTTCCGAATCAATTATTCTGATGGTATCTAACCCGGTGGATGTACTGACCTATGCAGCTTTAAAAATTTCCGGTTTACCGGCCAGCCAGGTTTTTGGGTCAGGTACAGTTTTAGATACTTCCAGGTTTAAAGCGGAGTTAGCCGAATATTGCCAGGTTGATCCCCGCAACGTGCATGCCTACATTGTTGGTGAACATGGGGATTCAGAGGTGGCACTATGGAGTACCGCCACTGTGGCCGGTATTGATATAGAACAGTATTGCCAGCAGCGAGGGCTGGCCCCTATTGACAGGCAACTCGTTGCTGAGCGGGTGCGGACTGCCGCCTATGAGATAATCAAACGAAAAGGGGCCACTTATTATGCTGTAGCCCTATCTATTAAGCGTATCTGTGAAGCCATTTTAAGAAATGAAAACTCGATTTTAACCGTATCTGGACTGGTCAATAATCTATACGGAATTGAGCATTGCTGTTTAAGCCTGCCTACCATTGTCAACGGCACAGGTCGCAGTAAAGTGATTGCCCTGCCCATGACAGTGCGGGAGGAAGAGGCCCTGCGCAATTCGGCCCAGGTATTAAAGAAAATCATTAAGCAAGTGGGATTTTAA
- a CDS encoding glycosyltransferase family 39 protein encodes MGSKQGQRFDIILICIALLAAFLNIFNIWKNQYANAYYTSAVTSMLQNWHNFFYASFDPAGYVTVDKPPVAFWVQTIFAKIFGVHGWSVILPQALAGVGSVLLMYVLVKPTFGKTAARLASLIMACTPIAVAVSRTNNIDSLLVFTLLLATWMLFRGTRNQKLSWILGAFAMIGVGFNMKMLQAYMVVPAFYLFYLLAFKGRWKRKLAVLGVSAVILVGVSLSWAVVVDSIPKENRPYIGSSQTNSVLELALGYNGISRLTGMNRGGPGGPPNQRQMDQDGNNMPSPQQMQQDGNNMREGFGPDGNGRKGPMPGGGGPPGRGGGGMFGTGQAGPLRLFQTELSGQASWLLPFVAFACVGLLAGIRRKNQLTDKENETLFWLAWLLPAMAFFSVAGFFHHYYLIMLAPPIAALAGAGWVELWNQYRNQEDWQMWLLPSGLLATTAFELYVLQPFQKQIGMGWSIGIGTAGIGLSLVLFLAAKKQKLFSTAAMAGMLVLLVAPLYWAATPLLYGDNSMLPQAGPSQPGGPGQPGGPNQQYQQDRPNQPDVSNQQGFGQRQDMGRGPDSGINAKLLAYVTKNNTGETYLFATTDSHGAAPYIIETGKAVMAMGGFSGSDPILTVEKIKKLVANKEVKYFLIPSSGSGRGGGSNSAVLEWIRANSTEVPKEEWQGNTTQGGPMGMRNDETLYKINDITK; translated from the coding sequence ATGGGATCAAAACAAGGTCAACGTTTTGACATAATCCTGATATGCATTGCCCTGCTAGCCGCGTTCTTAAATATTTTCAACATTTGGAAGAATCAGTACGCCAACGCCTATTACACTTCAGCCGTCACCAGTATGCTGCAGAACTGGCACAATTTTTTCTACGCTTCTTTTGATCCGGCCGGATACGTTACGGTGGATAAACCACCGGTGGCGTTTTGGGTCCAGACGATATTCGCCAAGATCTTCGGGGTTCACGGCTGGAGCGTAATCCTCCCGCAGGCTTTGGCCGGCGTCGGTTCCGTTTTGCTGATGTATGTTCTGGTCAAGCCAACCTTCGGGAAAACGGCGGCCCGACTCGCGAGCCTGATTATGGCCTGTACCCCCATTGCTGTTGCGGTAAGCCGAACCAATAATATTGACAGCCTATTGGTATTTACGCTTCTACTGGCCACCTGGATGTTGTTCCGGGGGACTCGCAATCAGAAGCTGTCCTGGATTCTTGGAGCCTTTGCCATGATCGGTGTCGGCTTTAATATGAAGATGCTGCAGGCTTACATGGTTGTACCGGCTTTTTACTTGTTCTACCTGCTTGCTTTTAAGGGCCGGTGGAAAAGGAAACTGGCTGTTCTTGGGGTGTCTGCGGTTATCCTGGTCGGTGTATCCCTATCCTGGGCGGTGGTTGTCGATTCCATCCCGAAGGAAAACCGGCCATATATTGGAAGCAGTCAAACAAACTCTGTATTGGAGCTTGCCCTGGGCTATAACGGGATATCCCGCCTTACGGGAATGAACAGGGGGGGGCCCGGCGGACCGCCGAACCAACGACAAATGGACCAGGACGGTAACAACATGCCCAGCCCGCAGCAAATGCAGCAGGACGGTAACAACATGCGGGAGGGCTTCGGCCCGGACGGTAATGGAAGAAAAGGGCCAATGCCCGGCGGGGGCGGACCTCCGGGACGAGGGGGCGGCGGTATGTTTGGTACGGGTCAGGCAGGTCCGCTGCGTCTGTTTCAAACCGAACTTTCCGGGCAAGCCAGCTGGTTGCTGCCCTTTGTAGCCTTCGCCTGCGTCGGCTTGCTGGCAGGGATACGCCGCAAGAATCAGCTCACGGACAAAGAAAATGAGACCTTGTTTTGGCTGGCCTGGTTGCTCCCGGCAATGGCATTTTTCAGCGTAGCAGGCTTTTTCCATCACTATTATCTGATCATGCTCGCCCCACCCATTGCAGCGCTGGCAGGAGCCGGCTGGGTGGAGCTTTGGAACCAATACCGTAACCAAGAGGACTGGCAAATGTGGCTGCTGCCATCGGGCCTTTTGGCTACAACTGCTTTTGAACTGTATGTGCTGCAGCCCTTCCAAAAGCAAATCGGTATGGGATGGTCCATCGGCATCGGAACGGCAGGCATCGGGTTATCACTTGTATTGTTCCTTGCCGCCAAGAAACAGAAGCTGTTTTCGACGGCTGCCATGGCCGGTATGCTGGTTTTGCTGGTAGCACCATTGTACTGGGCGGCTACTCCGCTGCTGTATGGCGACAACAGCATGCTGCCGCAGGCTGGACCGAGTCAGCCAGGCGGACCGGGACAACCGGGTGGGCCAAATCAACAATATCAACAAGATAGACCGAATCAACCAGACGTTTCAAATCAACAAGGTTTCGGCCAAAGACAGGATATGGGACGCGGGCCGGATTCCGGTATCAATGCAAAATTGCTTGCCTATGTAACCAAAAACAATACCGGGGAAACTTACCTTTTTGCCACTACCGATTCCCACGGGGCTGCGCCTTATATCATTGAAACCGGTAAGGCCGTAATGGCTATGGGCGGGTTTTCTGGTTCCGACCCCATTCTCACGGTGGAAAAAATAAAAAAGTTGGTGGCTAACAAAGAAGTAAAATATTTCTTAATTCCTTCGTCAGGTTCCGGCAGAGGCGGCGGCAGCAACAGCGCCGTGCTGGAGTGGATCCGTGCCAACAGCACCGAGGTCCCCAAAGAAGAGTGGCAAGGGAACACTACTCAAGGTGGTCCGATGGGAATGAGGAACGATGAGACATTATACAAAATCAACGATATAACAAAATAA
- the galU gene encoding UTP--glucose-1-phosphate uridylyltransferase GalU — protein MKIRKAVIPAAGLGTRFLPATKAQPKEMLPIVDKPSIQFIVEEAIASGIENILIVTGRNKRAIEDHFDKSFELEAILAETGKTEMLQTVRQISNMAEIQYIRQKELLGLGHAVLCARKFVGDEPFAVLLGDDVIQSDPPGLLQMIKAYNQFQTSIVGVQEVPWEDVSKYGIISPASGNRALSYSKGIKAVSDLIEKPKIDQAPSNLAVIGRYILEPEIFSILEAVSPGKGNEIQLTDALRILNKQKQIISCTIQGNRYDIGDKFGYIQATIEFALQREDLHQDVKKYLTSLVNSWVQESSLCTFVNKRKVLARGN, from the coding sequence ATGAAAATTCGCAAAGCAGTTATTCCGGCAGCAGGCCTTGGTACCCGGTTTCTGCCTGCAACAAAGGCCCAACCCAAGGAGATGCTTCCCATTGTTGATAAACCCTCCATTCAGTTTATTGTTGAAGAAGCCATTGCCTCGGGCATCGAAAATATCCTGATCGTTACGGGCCGAAACAAGCGTGCCATCGAAGATCATTTTGACAAATCCTTTGAGCTGGAAGCAATTCTTGCAGAGACAGGCAAGACTGAAATGTTGCAAACAGTGAGACAAATCTCCAATATGGCAGAGATCCAATATATCAGGCAAAAGGAACTCCTGGGGCTTGGTCATGCGGTGTTATGCGCCAGAAAATTCGTAGGGGATGAGCCCTTCGCAGTCCTGCTGGGGGATGATGTAATTCAATCAGACCCCCCGGGCTTGCTTCAAATGATCAAAGCCTATAATCAGTTCCAAACTTCCATTGTTGGGGTGCAAGAAGTTCCCTGGGAAGATGTCAGTAAATACGGAATTATTTCCCCGGCCTCCGGTAACCGTGCATTGTCATACTCTAAAGGGATAAAGGCTGTTTCAGACCTCATTGAGAAGCCCAAAATAGATCAGGCCCCCTCTAACCTTGCGGTGATCGGCAGGTATATCCTGGAGCCGGAAATTTTCTCAATCCTGGAGGCTGTTTCACCGGGTAAAGGAAATGAGATTCAACTGACCGATGCGTTAAGAATCTTGAACAAACAGAAACAAATCATCTCCTGTACAATACAGGGCAATCGGTATGATATCGGCGACAAATTTGGTTACATCCAGGCTACCATTGAGTTTGCGCTACAAAGAGAAGATCTTCACCAGGATGTAAAAAAATATCTGACTTCATTAGTAAATAGTTGGGTTCAGGAAAGCAGTCTATGTACGTTTGTAAACAAGAGAAAAGTGTTGGCCAGAGGTAATTAA
- a CDS encoding helix-turn-helix domain-containing protein: MEEICEKIRSLRNQQNLTLKELSEKTGLSVSFLSQVERGTSSLAITSLKKIADALNVPITSFFTSYQNQNFLVKKEEQKAFRIEGSTAEYIRLGGEFSGKVLEPLLVTLDPGQTRDNVFSHPGEEFYYVLEGAVIFNVDGKEYLVKKGDSIHYPSGLPHFWLNPLEQKAKILCVLTPVIF; the protein is encoded by the coding sequence TTGGAAGAGATTTGCGAAAAAATTCGGAGTTTAAGGAACCAGCAAAACTTAACGCTCAAGGAGTTAAGTGAAAAGACAGGATTATCGGTTAGCTTTCTGTCCCAGGTGGAACGGGGAACCTCATCCCTGGCCATTACATCTTTAAAGAAAATTGCCGATGCCTTAAATGTTCCCATCACCAGTTTTTTTACCAGTTACCAAAACCAAAATTTTCTGGTTAAGAAAGAGGAACAAAAAGCTTTTCGTATTGAGGGTTCAACAGCGGAATATATCAGGTTAGGTGGGGAGTTTTCGGGAAAGGTCTTGGAACCGTTACTGGTGACCCTTGATCCCGGTCAGACCAGGGATAATGTGTTTAGCCACCCTGGCGAGGAATTCTATTATGTTTTAGAAGGAGCTGTCATTTTCAATGTCGATGGCAAAGAGTACCTGGTGAAAAAAGGGGACTCAATCCACTACCCATCGGGGCTGCCGCACTTTTGGCTGAACCCTCTGGAACAAAAGGCTAAAATTTTGTGTGTATTGACACCGGTTATTTTTTAA